A DNA window from Jaculus jaculus isolate mJacJac1 chromosome 1, mJacJac1.mat.Y.cur, whole genome shotgun sequence contains the following coding sequences:
- the LOC101601056 gene encoding cytochrome c oxidase subunit 4 isoform 1, mitochondrial, translated as MLATRALSLIGKRAISTSVCVRAHGSVVKSEDYALPAYVDRRDYPLPDVAHVKHLSASQKALKEKEKADWGSLSRDEKVELYRIRFNESFAEMNRTTNEWKTVVGVAMFFIGFTGLILIWEKLYVYGPIPHTFDEEWVAMQTKRMLDMKSNPIQGFSAKWDYDKNEWKK; from the exons ATGTTGGCCACCAGAGCTCTTAGCCTAATCGGCAAGCGAGCCATTTCCACCTCAGTGTGTGTTCGAGCACATG GAAGTGTTGTGAAGAGTGAAGACTATGCTCTCCCCGCCTATGTGGATCGGCGTGACTACCCTTTGCCTGATGTGGCCCATGTGAAGCATCTGTCTGCCAGCCAGAAGGCcctgaaggagaaggagaaggccGACTGGGGCAGCCTGAGTAGAGATGAGAAAGTCGAGT TGTACCGCATTCGGTTTAACGAGAGCTTTGCAGAGATGAACAGGACCACCAACGAGTGGAAGACGGTTGTGGGTGTGGCCATGTTCTTCATTGGCTTCACTGGCCTCATTTTGATCTGGGAGAAGCTCTACG TGTATGGCCCCATCCCACACACCTTTGATGAAGAGTGGGTAGCCATGCAGACCAAGCGGATGCTCGACATGAAGTCAAACCCCATCCAGGGCTTCTCCGCCAAGTGGGACTACGACAAGAACGAGTGGAAGAAATGA